The genomic DNA GTTGCGGACTCTCGACTCCATTATCCATTCATTCTATCcatatctctctctctctccttctcctacTCTCTCCATGTGTGCTTCCCGTTTACTGTTCTCTCACTGTCTGCCAATTCTTTTCGCGAGGCTATACGATCTCTCGTCTTACGGTCATTCCTCCGGCAGGAACCGGTTATCGCCCACCTGATCTACAACTTGTCTGCCTTATAACCTGCAGAATTCCGGACACCCACTTCCTTTCTTCACGACTTTTCATCACAGTATACGACTAATCCGCTGTATATACTATCCCATCGTGCGAGGACTTGATAGACATACCTTCGTCTGAGCAGATACGATCAAATGCGCCCCGATGCCGTCGTCGTTTGCGCGTAATATCTCCACCCCCTCCAACCgtctcccctcctcatcgACTTCCTCTACCACGAATCCTGCCACGAGTGCACCGCGTGCGATACCCCAAGATATCCCCATCCTACCGTCGCCTGCCGCAAACACTAGCCATGGCACAAGCCCGCTTGCTTCCCCGCCGCATCAACGAGGCCATTCCCGCTCGATAAGTCATCCCTTCAACCATAACCCCTTCTCGGGGATAACCAAACGGCGCAACCAATCGATCTCGAAAAAGGATTTTTTGGAttccgatgatgatgatgaggttacCTTCACGCCGGCTCCGCTTTCTTCGAGTCCCCGGAAACCGCTGCCTCGTCCGCCGCCTGGTGGGGAGGAATTGGTAACGGGAAAGTGCATGACATGTAGTACGACAGTGCGGTGGCCGAATAGTCTTAAGACGTTTCGGTGCACGGAGTGTTTGATGGTGAATGATCTTGAACCGTACAAGGAGTCGGGCGATGCTGGTCATGGCAAGGATGGGAATCCGGCTGTTCTTAGGAAAGGTATACTACGTTCTCGTCTCACATCTCAGTTGGTAGGCTGATTTGTTTCTCCATTTAGCACTTCCCTTATCCCTCGATCGAACGAAAGGCATCATCGATAATTGCGTTTCGAGTTACCTTCGGCGGATTCTGGAGCCTGAGACGAGGGCACCTCCGATTGGAAATCTGAATGGCAGACCTTTGTGCGATAGACGGCAGTCACCGAATCGAGATCCTGGTCTATCTCGTCCCAGGGGACTCACTAGTAATGTGCCGGCAAAACCCAATGATGGGATGCAGGGATCTAGCTATCCAACCTCTTATCTGTCTCCATTCTCTAGCCATGGGGATTCTCAACCACGAGCTCGTTCCAACTCAGATGTGCAAAGTGCATCGAAAACAGATCGCTCGCGAGAGGCCAAAGATCACACGAGTCGTCCGTCGATTTTTAAGCCGCTCGAGGATTACATCATTACCTCGTTCAAAGGCTGCGACTGCCTAAACGCATCCTTTATCACATTACCACCACAgctgccaccaccaccttctCGTCCAGCTGGTGAAAGCAGCCTCGCCAAGCCGATTTCCGAATTAAGCACAGTACCAAACCCTCACCAAACTCAGGCGGTGTTTGAGCCTGATGCGAAGACGCTCCTCCTTGGAGACCTGGCAGAGAATTCGTCTTGGTGGATGCATGACAGCGCTCGAGCTAATGGCCCCGGCCCACCTTCCAAAGACAAGTCTTCCGGTTCATATCGACTGGTTAGCTCCAGGACCCCTCGAATCAATTGGGCGGAAGTTTCACAATGGTACCACTTGATCATGACGGCCGGAACGTCATGGGTGGAGCAATGGTCAGCTATGCAACCGACGGAAACAGACGAGGGCGATGCTGtaaggaagaagagatggGAATCCATGGATCTGGCCTTTGTCGAACGGGAAGTTTCAGAAGCACGGTACCATCTGCAAAGGACCCTACTCAAGGCCACAGAGAATCTTCTCAAACGACCCCGGCGGCCATTGAAAAAGGCTGAAGATACCCGGGTTTTGCTCATTCTTTTGGCAAATCCTCTGTTGCACCCATCCTCGTCAGGACCGACCTCCAGTTCATATAGGGATGAACGGAGACCATCTGGCAGCAAAGATCCTCAAAGGCTGGGGCCTCCTGATACGAAGCAATCTTCCCATAAAGATCCGTCAAGGCATCGGAGCCGGGGCCCTGGTCAGCATTCAGGTATCGTAAAGCGGATATTAGGTTTGATGGCTAACCTACCTAATGATTGTCATCATTACCTGGTCTCGTGGTTCTCACGTTTTTCGGTGGGGCAGTTCGAGAAACTTGTCGAGCTCATAGGCAGTTTTGTCACTTACCGCTTGACCCGGCAACACGGACGTAAGCGCAGCGAGTCTGTGAAGGACGATAGCAACAGTTTGATCCCCAGCTTCTCCAGTCCCAATGGAAATACGCCAGCGGAACTACACGCTGCCATCAATGGAAGAAACCAGAACAAGTCAGGAAATGACAAGAAAGACCAACCAATGGTGTATGGGGATGATTGGCAGATTCGCGTGGCAGCACGAATTATGTCGTTACTGTTCACAGCGAATCATACGCATCGAAGGCCTGAAAATCAAGACTTTGATAGTGCGAGCAAAAACCAACCCAGTCGTCGTGGCCATATCATTCCCATCAGTTCGTTCTACAATACGTTGTTGGACTACTCTGATTTAGTGGCGGACTTCGAGGCTTGGGAGACCAAGATGTCCAAGTTCTCGTTCTGCCAGTATCCGTTCTTCCTCAGTATCTGGGCCAAGATCCATATCATGGAGTATGATGCACGTCGACAGATGGAGGTAAAAGCGCGCGAAGCCTTCTTTAATAGCATTCTGAGCCGAAAGGCCGTCAGCCAGTTTCTAGTACTGAAGGTACGTCGGGATTGCCTGGTCGAAGACAGCCTTCGGAGCGTCAGTGAAGTCGTATGGTCTGCCCAACAGGAGGTTAAGAAGGGGCTGCGGATCGAGTTCATTGGTGAGGAAGGTGTTGATGCTGGAGGCCTTCGTAAGGAATGGTTTTTACTCTTGGTCCGGGAGGTGTTTGACCCTAACCATGGTACGTCTTTGTTCGATCTTTAACCTTAGGATATGTGGCCACTAATGCGGTGATAGGGCTCTTCATTTATGATGAGGACTCCAAGTATTGCTACTTTAACCCGTATTGCTTCGAATCATCCGAGCAATTCTTCCTGGTCGGTGTCTTGCTAGGGCTGGCCATCTACAACTCGACTATCTTGGACGTTCCTCTCCCACCATTCGCTTTCAAAAGGCTTTTGGCAGGCGCGCCGCAGCCGAGCGGAACAAACGCACCTCCGACTTCGACGCCATCGCGGTCCAGCTATAAGTGTACGCTAGATGATCTGGGGGAATATCGGCCAGCTCTAGCGAGGGGCCTTCGCTCTTTGTTGGATTTCGAAGGTGATGTGGCCGAGACGTTTTGCCACGACTTTGTCGCGCAAGTTGACCGCTATGGGGAAACAGTCGAGGTTCCTCTCTGCCCTGGAGGTGAAAAGCGGCCGGTGACCAATGCGAACCGACGGGAGTTTGTAGACCTCTACGTGCAATATCTTTTGGACACCACTGTGACCCGACAGTTCCAGCCTTTCCGGCGAGGATTCTTTACAGTCTGCGGGGGCAATGCGCTTTCCCTCTTCCGTCCCGAGGAGATCGAGCTCTTGGTGCGCGGATCAGAAGAACCGCTGGATGTAACCTCACTCCGGGCTGTGGCAACCTACGATAACTGGCCAACAAAACAACCGGAATCAGAGCCGGTGGTGCAGTGGTTTTGGGAATTCTTCGAGCACACGCAACCCTCCGCGCAACGGAAACTCCTATCATTCATCACAGGTAGTGACCGAATTCCGGCGATGGGAGCGACTAGTCTGAGCATCCGACTGGCGTGCCTGGGAGAAGACTCGCCGCGATATCCGGTGGCACGGACATGTTTCAATATGTTGGGATTGTACCGATATCCCACGCGGGAAAAGCTGGAGCGGATGCTGTGGGAAGCGGTGATTTACAGTGAGGGATTTGGGTTGAAGTGATGTATCACTAGCCGATTATAGCAATGAGGGAATTTCATTCTTATTCAAAGTATGGAATTGTATGATACGGCGTCCCGGTTTGCGTGGTTTTTGTCTTCTCGGGCCGGCCCTAATGCACACAACTCGGACGGAATGACGAGGATCGGCATTCCGAGTGGGAAGACTACTTGTATGTATGTAGATTGCATCTAGTAATTGCGACATTGCAATCTCCAGAATAAACACATCATGCCATTCGGTCCAATTCCAAGACTTTCTAGGGCGGGGATCAATCAATCAGATGAGGTTATCATCCCGTCTGTCATGTTTGTTGTTATAGGGGCTCCGGAGTATAGAGCGCCGCGGACGGAGTACAGGCACACGGTACAGAGTACACCACCATGTACACAGTACACAGTACACAGTCTTATCTTGGTATCGACGCAAGGAAAAGGTTCAGCTGTTGCCATCTTGACTGGGGCTATTATGGTTATTTATAGGCTTTGTATTCCCCGGGTAGAGTATATATTGTCTATCCTTGAATATTGAATAGAAATCGatcttcatctttcttctGGCAAATCATCTTTTAGTAACAGGATCAATTGGCTCGCAAGTATGGCGACGGGTCTTCCTCTTACTATGAAGGCTCTCAAGTACGTTGTCTGTCTTGTGTAGTTAATGGTTGGTTGGTATAGATGTGATTGACGACCACAGATACGAGAAGCCAGAAGTGCATAGTATCGTCGAAGCTCCCCTCCCTACGCTTCGGGAGAATGATGTATTGGTGCGTTCCTTATACTCATGCAGGACATGTAACAGCGATAGGGCTAACAGTATGCCCGCACAGATCAAGGTCAAAGCCTGCGGCGTCTGCGGCACAGACCTGCACATCCACGAGGGCGAATTCATCGCCAAGTTCCCCGTAATCCCCGGTACCCTTCCCTCTAGACTCTTCTCTCTTAAGGGAACGATGTTAACGAATGTGAGCAGGCCACGAAACAGTCGGCGAGGTCGCGGCCCTCGGCCCCAATGTCACGGGCTTCGAAATCGGAGACAGGGTTGTCGCTGATAACTCTGAGCTATGCGGCGTATGCTTTTATTGTCGCCGCGGGGAGGAATTGTTTTGTGAGAAGTTCCAGGCGCATGGGGTTAATGTAGATGGGGGATTTGCGGAGTATTGTGCTTTTCCTGGTATGTCCTTACTTCCTCGGTGTTGTCAGATGGAAGGTTGACAGGGGGAATTGGCAGCTGCGCGAGTTTTCAAGATCAAGAATCTATCTGATGTCGATGCGACGTTGCTGGAACCTGCTTCGTGCGCGGCGCATGGGTTGGATAAGATTGCGCCGAAGATGGGCTCGTCGGTGCT from Aspergillus chevalieri M1 DNA, chromosome 1, nearly complete sequence includes the following:
- the HUL4 gene encoding HECT-type E3 ubiquitin-protein ligase (COG:O;~EggNog:ENOG410PH0X;~InterPro:IPR000569,IPR035983;~PFAM:PF00632;~TransMembrane:1 (o885-906i);~go_function: GO:0004842 - ubiquitin-protein transferase activity [Evidence IEA]); translation: MPSSFARNISTPSNRLPSSSTSSTTNPATSAPRAIPQDIPILPSPAANTSHGTSPLASPPHQRGHSRSISHPFNHNPFSGITKRRNQSISKKDFLDSDDDDEVTFTPAPLSSSPRKPLPRPPPGGEELVTGKCMTCSTTVRWPNSLKTFRCTECLMVNDLEPYKESGDAGHGKDGNPAVLRKALPLSLDRTKGIIDNCVSSYLRRILEPETRAPPIGNLNGRPLCDRRQSPNRDPGLSRPRGLTSNVPAKPNDGMQGSSYPTSYLSPFSSHGDSQPRARSNSDVQSASKTDRSREAKDHTSRPSIFKPLEDYIITSFKGCDCLNASFITLPPQLPPPPSRPAGESSLAKPISELSTVPNPHQTQAVFEPDAKTLLLGDLAENSSWWMHDSARANGPGPPSKDKSSGSYRLVSSRTPRINWAEVSQWYHLIMTAGTSWVEQWSAMQPTETDEGDAVRKKRWESMDLAFVEREVSEARYHLQRTLLKATENLLKRPRRPLKKAEDTRVLLILLANPLLHPSSSGPTSSSYRDERRPSGSKDPQRLGPPDTKQSSHKDPSRHRSRGPGQHSGIVKRILGLMANLPNDCHHYLVSWFSRFSVGQFEKLVELIGSFVTYRLTRQHGRKRSESVKDDSNSLIPSFSSPNGNTPAELHAAINGRNQNKSGNDKKDQPMVYGDDWQIRVAARIMSLLFTANHTHRRPENQDFDSASKNQPSRRGHIIPISSFYNTLLDYSDLVADFEAWETKMSKFSFCQYPFFLSIWAKIHIMEYDARRQMEVKAREAFFNSILSRKAVSQFLVLKVRRDCLVEDSLRSVSEVVWSAQQEVKKGLRIEFIGEEGVDAGGLRKEWFLLLVREVFDPNHGLFIYDEDSKYCYFNPYCFESSEQFFLVGVLLGLAIYNSTILDVPLPPFAFKRLLAGAPQPSGTNAPPTSTPSRSSYKCTLDDLGEYRPALARGLRSLLDFEGDVAETFCHDFVAQVDRYGETVEVPLCPGGEKRPVTNANRREFVDLYVQYLLDTTVTRQFQPFRRGFFTVCGGNALSLFRPEEIELLVRGSEEPLDVTSLRAVATYDNWPTKQPESEPVVQWFWEFFEHTQPSAQRKLLSFITGSDRIPAMGATSLSIRLACLGEDSPRYPVARTCFNMLGLYRYPTREKLERMLWEAVIYSEGFGLK